The Fusarium falciforme chromosome 4, complete sequence genomic interval CTCGACGGACATGGCCTGGCCGGGCAGGCGATTGAGGCAATGCCGGCAGGCCACTCTGCAATTCGTCGAGACCCGGTTGGTGACCCATGTCTGcgccttgctgctgctgctgctcttccTCCGCTCGGATGCCTGGCTCAGGCAGCAGCATCGCAACAGGAGGACTGGGGAGGTtggggaggggaggagagGTGGGCAGCATGGGAGAGCTCTCCAGCAGAGGTAGGTAGCTGGGGGTGAAGAGGCCGTGCAACTCCTGATGTCGATCGCGGGGGCTGCCTGGAGGCTCTGCGGCACCCGATCCGGAGGTAGTAGAGGCAGCGGTCGGCGGGGAGAGGTGGCGTTGGCCCGATCCGGGGCGGGCGAATGCTCGTGAGTCAGCCTCGAGGTCCAGGCTGGTGAGGGCCGAGGCCAGGTCTGGATAGTTGGGCAATGACTTGGCAAGGGATTGCCGAATGCTCGAGGCAACGTCGGGGTGGATGTCTCGGAGCAGATCGTGGTAGTAGCGCAGAAAATCGGCGGCCACCTCGTGGCGAAAGGTCTGAACCTTGTGCTCGAGCTCCGAGAGCCTCTGCGAGAGGTCATCGACAAGCCTCGCCTCCTCCATGGCGCTTAACAGGCTCCTGCAAGCGGACTGGGCAATGGCAGGTGTCTCGGTATGCGCATGACGCAACAAGGTCCGGGTAGATGCGTGCCAAAAGTCTGCGGGTGACGGCACGCGAGGGTTTGTGGGATTGAGTGCCCGCGTGAGCCagagatggggatgggaaCTTGGTGGGATTTTGATGGGCGCCGCCGCGGCTAGGTTCAGTACAGTACTCCATCCACGAGTTAGCGGCCCTTGTTCTAACTCTGGCTAGACCATACGAGTTTTTTAAACGAGGGCTCAACCATTTCATTTTCGCTCTGTTCCTCCGAAGTATGATAAACAAATTGTTTTGTCGGTGCTCATCAATGGATGAGCCTTCACCTCACCTTCCTCGTGTCCATCTCAGCCCCAGCTTCCGTACCGCAAATCATCCCGCGGCCAAGCAGACGAGTCTTTGTTCTGACTGGCCGGTTGCGGAGAATGGCGATCACTCTACCGAGTTGCGGCTTGTCTCCAACAGTCTGATAGCTCCCCCTGGACACTCTTGGCTGATTCGATTGGGCGCCTGGTGCCTCAACCCCGCGGGCTAAGGTCATGAGCAAGACAGGCAGTCCACGCAGCTCTGCGGGCTTTGTTGAAGAGGGAGGGCGGGAGCGGTCTTTGTCTTGTCCGTTGTTTCCACATTCTTGGATGACCAAGCATTTGAATCATCATCTATTAATGGATCGCAAAGCATTTGCCAAAGTTGGTCGTCTGTTTCTTGTACAGTCCCGAGCAAACAGTCTTGCGGAGAAAGAAACCCTTGTTCTCAACGGCTGCATCCTCTTACCCATGTGGGCAGGCCAATGTGACAGACCAAGCTGAACGACATGGCACCCACGTGTGCGCGGCTTCTGTTTTCCGCAAGTCTCCTGCTAGAACTGTGTCATGACGAAGGGCTGAGACATTCACGGGGTTGGAAAACATGGAAGATATGCTGTCGTGAGTACTTATTGGCCAACGTCCAACTTGAAGCATTTCATACTTGAAAGTATGCAGCAACTAGGGAGTTTCATAGGTTTTGTACCTGGTTTAAGAAGCGGGCTGACGTTGGAAGTGACGTTGAGGCTCATATAGTTACATGTACTGAAAGACGGGGGAACACGGCCACGTAGTACTCCGTATGCATCCTCGATTTAAGCCGCGAGGGGTCCATCCTTGCCGGAGCTGCGCGTATTGGAGGCTCCGCAGCGTACAGTAGCTACTAAACTCTCATTCAATGTTTGGTCACACATGGATGTCACATTGCTTGAAAGAAGGCAGAACGATTCCAGCTCTCCGGGCTCCTACTGTATGGGTCCAGCACCAGATACTGGCTGTTAAAGACGATAGGTCGGTCTCTTGCGcaatcaacaacatcatgaCCACCACAACAAGAGGTGAGCCCGCAGAAATCGCGGGGCTCATGCGTCCAACGGTCTTCCGATATTGATCTACCAATGAATttcaatctcctccatcaaAGGTAAATGGAAGGCTGATATTAGCCAGGTCTAGCTCTGGGTGCCCGCATGCGCCAGAGCTTGTGCGCTTCACCGCCTTCCATTCTTGGCGTTCAAGGCTGATAATTCTGCCGCAAATTGTCCATCCTCCAGACGGGAAGCTCTAGAAGCACTGACCTCCCCACATccgttgccgttgccatCCAATATCCTCAGTACGACCGCGTCCTATCCCGGTAGATTGCGCTCACCAGCTCATTCCCTAGAGAGCTCGCTGGCGACACGGATGCCTTCCTTGTTAATCTCTTATCCCAGCCTTCTTTCCTAGTCCGCCATGTCCACGATCACCCCCGACGCGCACCAGTCGGGAAACCCGCCCATCATCCCGCTGTCCTTCAATGGCCACCAACCCGAAAAAGTGACACTCTACCCTCTGTCCAACTACACGTTCGGCGTCAAGGAAACgcagcttgaggaggatCCGTCGGTCATCGCCCGCTTGAAGCGCCTCGAAGAGCATTATACCGAACATGGCATGCGCCGCACGTGCGAAGGCATCCTCGTATGCCACGAGCACAACCACCCCCATATCCTGATGCTTCAGATCGCGAATGCCTTCTTTAAGCTTCCAGGCGACTACCTAAAGCCggaagatgacgagatcGAGGGTTTCAAGTCTCGGCTAGACGAGCGGTTGGCGCCTGTCGGCCGCctgggagagggagaggaagccGGCGACTGGCAAGTAGGCGACTGCTTGGCCCAGTGGTGGAGGCCCAACTTTGAGACGTTCATGTATCCCTTTGTTCCTGCGCATGTAACGCGGCCGAAGGAGTGCAAGAAGCTCTATTTTATTCAATTGCCCAAGACTAGTAGGTTGGCTCACCATTGTTATCAAGCTTGCCGCTGACCCAGCTCTCAGAGGTCCTAAGCGTTCCAAAGAACATGAAGCTCCTCGCGGTTCCTCTATTCGAGCTCTACGACAACACAGCCCGGTATGGTCCGCAGCTCTCTGCCATACCCCATCTTCTGAGCCGGTACAATTTTGAGTTCGTCGACGAGAAGGGCAACGTCGTCGCTGCCACGCCAGGGTCCAGTGCCCCCGATGGCTATGTTCCGCAAACAAAAGTCCTGGCAGGAGACGACATGGAGATGAAGGAAGAGAACGGTACAAGCTAATCTCCTAGGATATCAGTTTGGAGACATGGCGAAGGTGTTTGGCGTTGTCGGTGTATGCGTATATGGAATGAATGGTCTAGAATCAATCTTGAACTTTTGACATCCATGCTCATGCGCGCTCTTCTAAGCCTTTTCTCCCTGGATGGTTGCCACGACTCGGCGTTGGTGACGAGCCGCGCGGAACTCGAGATACCAGATTCCCTGCCATGTTCCCGTAGCCTGTGAACCAAGTTTAGCGGTGGTCTGTGACATTCAATGGGAGGCTTAAACCCACCAGTTTTCCGTCCTTGATGGGAATTGTAACGCTTGCCCCGATAAGGGCCGATTTGATGTGTGCAGGCATATCATCAGGTCCCTCGGCGCTGACATTATCAGTAAATATCAGCCATGTTGGTAGGAAAGACACTCACTCGTGGCGGTACAAGGCCTCTCCCTTTGGTCCCTCTGCAGGCGCAATTCGGTCGAGAGCATCACTCATATCCTCGCGGACATCGGAATCCCCTGTAAGAGTTAGAAAGTCAACATCGAACCGCAATACAGAATATGAGTCTCGATACTCACAGTTCTCATTCAAACTCAAGGCACAGCTCGTGTGCTGCACGAAAAGGTTCAAGAGACCGACTTTGTAGTCTTTAATCTCAGGGAGAGCAGATACAACCTGATCGGTGATCAGGTAGGATCCCCGGGACTTGGCCGGCAGAGTAAACTGCTTCTGAAACCAGCTCATAGTTGTTGAGTGATCTAGGACTGGAGGGGTTGTTGGGTGGGGTGGAGGAGAGGATCCTGTTAATCCAAGGAGACTGAACGGCAGAGTCCAAACAAAGTGAAAAGCACTGGGGAACAGCGATAgcacgaggaggaggcacaGCAGGACCGGAGTAGTGGTAGAATTAAAACGCGAGGTTTGCGGTTGAGGCATAGTTAGTATCGTGGTTGAGCAAGCAAATGCCCGTCATAGTGGGGCGGAAGTTGGAGCCGGACTGGGGTTTTTGAGCCTGTCAGCTATCGAGAACCGTGAGCCAATCACAGAGTATCATTTCATAATCCCGCCCTTGAAGATGCGAATTGCACCACGAGACGATATAAGtaagagctcaaggccggTTGTTTGAgaagtaaaatatatcttgCCGATGCCTAGGCGAATTATCTGGCGGTTCTGAAGGGCGCATCGACTCATACCTACTTGGGTTGATCAATGAACAATCGTCAATGTCAAAATCACCTCCTTGTTGCAGCTGCTTGTTTTGCTCATTCGTTGTATTGGCGTAGTATTTACAGAACTTCCCTTCTTCGTTTCGGTCAGAGCTCAGTACACGAGTCCAATGCCTCCCCTCTCGTACGTCTAGCGATCTAGATGTTTTCCCAACCAATTCAAACCAAAATGCTCGAAGCCGATCATGACAGGGGGTAAGAGGTCGCGGGGAGGGATTCGAGGTGCTCGCGGTGGTGCTCGTTGGCCTATATGTATATCAGCATTAGTTATAGCATTGGGAGTCTATCGAAGGAGCATCGTACGTAGGGCAGGCCGCAGTAGTTGCAAGTGGAAATCTCGGGCTTGTCGGTGTTGATGAAGATCTTGGGGTGGCCGTTggggccgccgccgccgtcacaAGCGACCATTCGATCGTGAGTCCATCGGACGGGCTGCTGGTGAATCAACTCGATCGCAGACTTGGGTTGAGGCTATCGAGCAGTTAGCCGGCCTGGGGTTCTCTTCCTAGCTCGCAAGTGCCGGCTGTACCTGGACAGAGAAGTCGGTCTGCTCAAATCGGGGACCAGTCATGGCCTGGGCGCGAGGGCGCTGGCTGCGGGACCAGATGCCAACACGGTTGGGAGCCTGGCTGATCTCGACAGGCTTGGACTCGTCGACGGGGGCGGGGGACGTCTCGGTGGTCTTCGCGGAAACGGCGGCCTCGAGTTGCCGAGCAGAGGTGGTGAAGGCGCGCTGGGAGAGTCGCGCGCTGCGCGCCAGGACACCAATTGCCCTCAATTGAGATGTGGCCATCGTGATTGCGTCGGATACCGGGTGTGCGGGTCGATTCGACGTTGTCGGCTCGGGATGGGCAGTTGGAGGTCGTGAGGCATTGAACTTGTCGGGACGAGCGAGCTCGGGGGTTCGGTTTATCCGGGATCCGAAATATTTTCTGGGTGACCGCGGTCCTTGGGTTGCTGCAGATTGCGCCTAGACAAAGAATCTTGCTTGCGACAACCCAAATTTTGGTGTTACGGACGACTTCGAGATAAACCCATTCTTATCCATCCCACTCGaatccttcttggtctcgtaCGAAGCGTTTCGGTCTTTCCCTTGAGCGCGCAACGGCGCTTCAACGCCCACAGTCATTTCACGGCATCGTCGACTCTTCACTCACTTTTTACATCGATCGATACAAACCCCCAACCATGGCGCCCGAAACACCGAGAGGTGTCTCATCGAGACTCCTCACTATGAAATTCATGCAGCGAGCAGTGGCTTCGGCAAACTCTTCACCCGACGTGGACACAAACTCGGCAAAGAAGCGGAAGCTGGGGCACTCCCCTGCGGCAGGTCGCATCGACATGAATATTGACGAGGCTGCGATCAAGGCTGCCCTGGATGATCAAGAGGCGAAAAGACAGGCGGCACTGGACAAGCACGTCGGGGGCGACACTCACTGGGTTCTTGACTCCCCTTTCACAAAAGCCGCCAGTACCTCCAAACCATCCTTGAATGTCGTCTACGTTGGATACGGTGACATTGATTCATCTAACGAGTCAGGGGACAATGAAGAAGCTCCATCCAGGGGGCGTACTTCAATAGGCAAATCCAAGGGTTCAAAAACGCAGGCATGTTGAACGCGACAGCTACGCCACAGGAATTTGGGATTTAGGAAACTGACAATTGATGCGCAGGATGTGCCGAAaaacgatgatgacgacagcGATGATTCAGATTCAGAGAACTCAGACGCACCGACCCCGGGGCGAAAGCGAAAGCCATCCAGTGATAGCTCACACTCTCAAGCTGGGCGAAGTCGCTCACGTTCTAGATCACAATCACGACAGAGCATGGAGACAGCCAAAGCCAAAGAGTTTCGTgacaagagaaaaaagaaggagGTGAAGCTCAGCAAGCTatcctccatctcatccgGTGGAGGGATATCATCTGGAGGAGGCAACCAGTTCTCGCCTGCTAGCAGCAAGGCCCTGACTTGCTACAAGTGCCACCAAGCCGGCCACAAAGCCGTAGACTGCCCCAAATCTGGAGGCTTCAGGGGACGATCCAACAGGTAGCTCAGCGATGGGATGAAACTGATATAATGTGTTCATGCGATGCAGAGCAGGATGACAGTCCCAGACTGAGCTCCATTCCCCCCATCTTCTGGGGTAGATGCTCACTGGAGCTTGCGTTGATGATTGTGCCCTTTGTGTTCTATGCACAAGCATGCTatcttctcctccaaaaGTATATGGTCCGGTTCGTCTCCAGCATGGTATCTTGAGGGTTTCCCTGGGAAGGCAGGTCTATGAACCCCTGCGTCAATTGTTGAGGACATGGTAAAGCGGCTCAATTTGAGCGTGTATGTTAATTGTCAATACACAAGCACGTGAAAGAGCGTGTCAATCAAGTTATCCAGTGACAGGGCTTAAGTCCTGAGTCAGGGGCTGGCTCGAACTATGTGAATGTACTAACCTGGAGCCGTGACTACAGGCTAACATGTGAATGTATCCGGCATTAGTTGGTTGTGTTATTGGGTGAATCAGCCACGTCAAATGCGTCCCATGTGCGTCCCTAATTGCTTGTGAAGCAGAGATCTCTTGCGCCTCGGATGTTTGGATTCGGATTCAATGTTGCGCCTCAAGGTCGACGCCAGAACAAACATCACCCCCTTGCCTTACGAAGCTCGAATGCATGGCTGGGAAACACGTAGGGCATATAGGTGACCGGGGAAGTTGAAACGAAGTTCCGGAGTACCAGGGGAACTCACCTCAACCTGTCCCCTCGCCTCTTAACCTTTGTAGACAAGAAACAGGCGAGGTTGTTCTTACATGCTTCCTATGCTCAAGGGTCCTTTTCGGAGAGACAGCGGATTGGATGTAGACATGTGTGCCGTATGCAAGGGCCACCAGCATCAGGGGCAACTAGACTGGGGTTACCAAGCATTCGTCATATCGCACAGAAGGATGAGGCGTACAACGTATATCCGTACGTATGTATAGGTAGTATGGATTAAGCAACCTGGGTCTGGACGCCATTTGCTGTCAGTCTGGACATGGATTTAGCTTCGATTCGTCTATGCTGGGGTTGAATCACAAGCGAAGGGCGACGTGATGGCTCACCGAGATGGGGTTCGACACTGAACGGTGCCTCGGTGGCATTGTTCCCTTTCGTGATGAACCGTCTCATGATAGGTATATATGTCGTCGCTTTCTGCCATCCCAAGCTCCGAGACTTCATCTCTTTCGCCAACACCACGATCGGCTTTACACAGAACACTACAGCCACAGGCTGCATATCGAAGCAGTCTCATCATACCTCGTACAGCCCCGAGAAGAGGCATCCTACATCATCGCCGGTTCCACCACCAACGAGTCAAGGTCTTACCCGGGGCCTCGGCACTCCCTGGACGACACGTCGCAATTCCCGGCAGATACATTTGGTCTCGCTCGGCGATCTACCTCAGGGCTGAGACCGGCCAAGATTGGCGTTGCGTTCCGTCCGTCGTGCCGACAAGGTGCTCGCCTCATCTCGCTGGCGGACAAGCAGGTGGAAACTCTTGAGCTGGGCGATGGCACACCCCCCCTCTGCGAATTAGCATTGTGGCGATCATTCTCTCCCTCGACTCAGGCGATCAATGTGAGTATATTGTCTCTGTTCTCGAGTCAGCTTTCCTCAACCAATCCCTCCAAACTTTGCAAGCCCTGCCTCTGCTCATGTTGATGCATATTTGCGCTTCACTCTTTGGTCCCTGGCAGGGATGGTCAGCCCGCGGCAATAGGCGCCCTCTCCGCGACTAAAAAAGACCGGCGAGGGACATGCCATGCCACGAGGATGCATGCGCCCGCGAGCCGGGGATCGGCTTCCAAAGGGCATTTCTGCATACCACTAGCAGACCTCTTCTAGCGAGGCGCGCCACTTGACGGTGGGAGTGGAGGGTCTCTGGTTGAGTTATTAGAGACTGACCACATGGCCTCGTGTGCAATTTGCCCAGCGGCAGAAGCAAAGTGACTTTTGATACCGTGACCTCATTGACCCCAGACTTATCCCGGGAAGCTGACAGTAATAGCAGTCAATTAGTACTAGCCACCTAGTCTTGAACAAAGGGTCCAGGTAAGCCCCCCCTGTAATTCAGGCCAGGCTGATGCAGCCGAGCGTGTTTGCTCAACCGTACTGGATATTGACAACGCTTTCAATAATAGGCAACGAGAGAACGACAAAGCAATATCATCCGTCGTTCCCCGtatccatccaccatcaccgccaCCTCCTTACGCGGCCAGACAGAGAGAGAAACGTCTGGACCGGCTTAGTCATTTGATATTTATAGGCAGGCAGAGAGGCAATACGCAGTGAACCTGAGCTTATGTTGTCTCGCCAAGCATATAAACGAGACAACTAGCTGTGTAGGAGAGATAACCAAACGGACGGCATCCACCGCTCAACTGCTTGGCCTCATTCGGTCACGGAAACTCGCAAGCCCCGTCAGCCAAACGATAACGTCAGTTTGACGGCTGCTGACAAGATAGGTACCTACACTCGGCGCTGTCCAAGACACACTTTGAGACACCTAGACCTACTAGCACCTTCGCCACAGGACTGCATGAGACAGAAGAAACCATCTCCGGCCTCCAGCAATAACCCAACTGGGGAATAGCAAGTGCAACTTCGGGCGCATCTGCTACCAACGATTCAGCGTTGTGCGTCTTGCAGGGCTTCACCATCGGTTGGTTAGACCTCTTGCCCACAAAAGGGCTTTCGAGGCGGTCCCAGTCATCACCTACGCCCACAACTTGAGCTTCCCTGAGCATCTCCACCAGTGTCCCGTTTTCACCTTGACTGGACTAGTTGCCCGCCTATCGGCTCGAGCTACGGATACAGCTCCATCATACCCAGGTACCTGCCTTTGGTGCCACCCAACAAGGTGTCGGTCGATTCCAGCACAGTACATTCTCGCCCTGGGATCTGTCCTGTACAACCTACCATTCCTCCAACCGTCGGGGCGTCCAATCTGGTTCAACGTTTTATCTCAGGTTACAAATCGCACCCGAGGGCTCCGTGTTCCTTGAAATATCTATCCGAGCGCCCGTCCTTGCCATTTATTCATTCATTCCAAATCTTCTCAAAGAGCCGCCCAGCCCAGATCTTGCAGCGTGCTCCCCCCTCTCCGATTCACTCCCGTCACCACCAAAAAGCTACCGCTACCACCCACATCGCCCACATCACCGGTAACATTGGGACCTTCTGGCTTGTAATAGCGTCTCCACTTGCTCCGTCGCACAGACCCTTGGGTCTTCTATCTCTGCGCTCGTCTGGGGCTTCTGAAGGGCTCTAAGTCGTGGCGCAccccacaaccacaaccgccGCTCTCTCAGCGTCCTCGTCAGTGTCCGGGTCATCCCCAAGCCAGTTCATCGCCGTTCATCTCGCAGTCACTCGAGCCcatctcgctcgctcgctcacGGTCGCGGCCCCTAGCCCTAGTACCTGCCTGCCGGCCGGAGGCGAAGGGTACTTAACGCCCAGAGCCCTTTAGTCCTTAGTAGAGGTGAGTTGATACCTTCTAGAGCTCCCCTCATTCTTTCGCCTCCATTCGTCTGCGCCCCCCTCGTCTCCCCGCGACGAGCGCTGaccatccatcacatccATATCCCCCCCCTGCTGCCCTCCCTGCACTGCATTCCGGCACCTACCCACCAACGCTTGCCGGGTATCCATCGGATCAGTGGTATTTGCGCAGCGCACGCCTTTCGCACGCCAGCCGCCGCCAGCAGAACTCGTCGTTGACGTCCCCTGCTAACCCTCGTCGACGCCTCTAGGTACGGTCAGGTTGGTTTCCTTTCAAACCCGCCAAACCCTTCGCCTGCCACGGCCGTCTCTCCCTTCCGGATTCCGGGTTTCTTTGTGCCGTGACGGTGACGGTGTCGGTGTCGTGGCCTGCATGTCCGTTTTGCTGCTGAAACATCCACAATGCCTCACTCGcagcatgatgaagatgccCCCGCCACCACGGGCGGTCTTGATGCCCCCGTGACGCTTCTCACCGATTCCCTCGAGAAGCCCTTGCTCGATGATCGCGACTATCGCGTCGTCCGTCTCGACAATGAGCTCGAGGCTCTTCTGGTCCACGACCCCGAGACCGACAAGGCCAGCGCAGCCCTTGACGTCAATGTGGGAAACTTCAGTGACGAGTCCGATATCCCGGGCATGGCCCATGCGGTCGAACATGTAAGCCAGCACCCCCAGATGCCCTCAATTGCCTCCGGCGCACTCGCTAACCTCTGCCTCTATCTATAGCTCCTTTTTATGGGCACCAAGAAATTCCCAATTGAGAATGAATACGGTCAGTATTTGTCTGCTCATTCGGGAAGCTCCAATGCCTACACCGGCCCGACCTCGACCAACTACTTCTTCGATGTCGCCGCCAAGCCAGCCAACGACCAGGATCCTTCAGACAGCAACCCTTCTCCCTTGCGCGAAGCCCTGGACCGATTCGCCCAGTTTTTCATCGAGCCGCTCTTCCTCCCCAGCACGCTGGATAGAGAGCTGAAGGCCGTCGATTccgagaacaagaagaacctcCAGAATGACACCTGGCGGTTACATCAGCTCGAGAAATCTTTGTCGAATCCCAATCATCCCTTCTGCCACTTTTCGACGGGTAACTTTGAGGTCCTCAAGACCCTCCCTGAGGCTCGTGGTATCAATGTGCGGGACAAGTTTATCGAGTTCCATGCCAAACACTACTCGGCCAACCGCATGAAGTTGGTTGTCCTGGGCCGCGAACCGCTTGACGTTCTCCAGAAATGGGTCGTAGAGCTTTTCTCTCCCGTCGTCAACAAGAAGCTGCCACCAAACAGATGGCCCGGCGAGCTTCCCTTCAGAGAGTCCGATCTCGGCATGCAATGCTTCGCAAAGCCCGTCATGGACTCGCGGGAGTTGAATCTTTACTTCCCCTTTATTGATGAGGAGTTCATGTTtgccagccagcccagcaGGTATATCAGTCATCTCATTGGACACGAAGGTCCCGGAAGCATCATGTCGTACATCAAGTCCAAGGGCTGGGCAAACGGCCTTAGTGCGGGTGCTTACCCCGTCTGCCCTGGTACTCCCGGCATCTTTGACGTCCAGGTCCGCTTGACAGAAGAGGTATGCCATCAAAACAGCCTGTTTATAACCAAGTAGTGCTAACATGACACAGGGCCTTAAGAACTACCCCGAAATCGTCAAGATTTTCTTCCAGTACATTACCCTCCTTCGCGAGTCTCCGCCTCAGGAATGGATCTTCCAGGAGCAAAAGGGAATGGCGGACGTGGATTTCAAATTTAAGCAAAAGACACCAGCCAGCCGTTTCACCAGCCGAATCAGCTCGGTCATGCAGAAGCCCCTGCCTCGAGAGTGGCTGCTCAGCGGTCACAGTCGCCTTCGGACGTTCGAGCCTAAGCAAATCGAGGACGCCCTTGCCACGATTCGCCCTGACAATTTCCGAATGGTTATCGTATCTCGCAACTATCCTGGCAACTGGGACCAGAAAGAAAAGTGGTATGGAACCGAGTATCGTTACGAGAAGATCCCCGAAGATCTCATGGAGGAGATCAGGCAAGCCGCCTCAGTGTCTCCCAACGAGCGCCTGTCATGCCTTCACTTGCCCCATAAGAACCAGTTCATCCCCAACCAGCTTGAGGTTGAAAAGAAGGAGGTCACAGAGCCGGCGCTCAACCCACGGGTGCTGCGCAACGACGGCATTGCCAGGACATGGTGGAAGAAGGATGATACCTTCTGGGTTCCTCGTGCCAACGTCATTGTCAGTTTGAAGACGCCACTGATCGACTCATGTGCCGAGAACGACGTCAAGGCTCGTCTCTTTTCGGATTTGGTACGCGATGCGTTGGAAGAGTACTCATACGATGCGGAACTCGCTGGCTTGCAGTACAATGTCAGTCTTGATTCGCGTGGTTTGTGCTTGAACGTCAGTGGCTACAATGACAAACTTCCCGTGCTTCTGGAGCAAGTCGTCACGACGATGCGAGATCTAGATATCAAAGAAGACCGATTCGAGATTGTCAGGGAACGCCTGACCAGAGGGTACAACAACTGGCAGCTTCAGTCGTCCTACCACCAAGTTGGCGATTATACCACCTGGCTGAACGCACCGGAGCGAGACTTTATAGTGGAAGAGCTTGCTGCGGAGCTTCCAAGCATCACGGTGGAGGGCGTCCGACTGTTCCAGAAGCAGATGCTAGGCCGGCTGTTCATCGAGGTCTATGTGCATGGCAACATGTACAAGGAGGATGCTCTGAAGATAACGGACATGGTGGAATCTATCCTAAAGCCTCGAACCCTGCCTCGGGCCCAATGGCCTGTCCTTCGGTCGCTCATCCTGCCACGAGGGTCTAACTATGTCTTCAAGAAGACTCTGAAGGACCCTGCTAATGTCAACCATTGCGTCGAGACCTGGTTCTATGTCGGCAGTAGAGAGGACCGCGTGATTCGCACCAAGACTCTACTTTTGGACCAGATGCTGCACGAGCCCGCTTTCGACCAGCTCCGTA includes:
- a CDS encoding Cleavage and polyadenylation specificity factor subunit 5, whose translation is MSTITPDAHQSGNPPIIPLSFNGHQPEKVTLYPLSNYTFGVKETQLEEDPSVIARLKRLEEHYTEHGMRRTCEGILVCHEHNHPHILMLQIANAFFKLPGDYLKPEDDEIEGFKSRLDERLAPVGRLGEGEEAGDWQVGDCLAQWWRPNFETFMYPFVPAHVTRPKECKKLYFIQLPKTKVLSVPKNMKLLAVPLFELYDNTARYGPQLSAIPHLLSRYNFEFVDEKGNVVAATPGSSAPDGYVPQTKVLAGDDMEMKEENGTS
- a CDS encoding Lactobacillus shifted protein, with the translated sequence MATSQLRAIGVLARSARLSQRAFTTSARQLEAAVSAKTTETSPAPVDESKPVEISQAPNRVGIWSRSQRPRAQAMTGPRFEQTDFSVQPQPKSAIELIHQQPVRWTHDRMVACDGGGGPNGHPKIFINTDKPEISTCNYCGLPYANEHHREHLESLPATSYPLS
- a CDS encoding CCHC-type domain-containing protein; translation: MAPETPRGVSSRLLTMKFMQRAVASANSSPDVDTNSAKKRKLGHSPAAGRIDMNIDEAAIKAALDDQEAKRQAALDKHVGGDTHWVLDSPFTKAASTSKPSLNVVYVGYGDIDSSNESGDNEEAPSRGRTSIGKSKGSKTQDVPKNDDDDSDDSDSENSDAPTPGRKRKPSSDSSHSQAGRSRSRSRSQSRQSMETAKAKEFRDKRKKKEVKLSKLSSISSGGGISSGGGNQFSPASSKALTCYKCHQAGHKAVDCPKSGGFRGRSNR